DNA from Marinagarivorans cellulosilyticus:
CGCGGATTGACCCGATTAGCTTTGCCATTAAGGTGCTGCGTAAATCCGATGGGCTAGCGGGCAGCAACATCAATCGCAATGCATCGCTTTTAGCCGATAATGGCGAGCTTTACATCGGCACTACAAAAGGGATTACCGTATTCGCACCGCAAAGCATCGAGCAGGGTCAAAAGCCGCCCAAGGTCGTTATCACAGCGCTGCGCATTCTAAATCGTGAGATGACAGTGGGCATGGCCGGCTCGCCGCTGACCAAGGCTATCGAGCATACCCACGAACTTACCCTCAGTTACAAAGATGCGATGTTTGCTTTCGATTTTGCCGCGCTGAGCTTCAGCTCCTCTCGCCAAAATCGCTATTGGTACAAGTTGGATGGGTTTGACCAAACGTGGAACGATGTCGGCACCGCGCGCACCGCCACTTACACCAACTTGAACCCTGGCGACTATACCTTTCGGGTGCGCGCGATAAACAACGCTGGCGTGCACAGTGCCCAAGACGCGCAAATTCACATTACCATCACACCGCCGCCATGGCGTACCATTTGGGCCTATTTGGGTTATGCATTGCTGGCCGCGGCTGGCCTTTATCTACGTAAACGGTACGCAGACCTAAGGAAAAAATCCGCCGAATACCATGTGTTATCTACCACCGATGCATTAACTGGGGTACTTAACCGCACAGGTTTGCAGCAAGCGCTGGAGCAACATCCAAAAGCGAACAAAGAGACATGCCAAATATGCGTTATGGTCTTGGATATTGACTTCTTTAAGCGCATCAACGATACCTGGGGCCACGATGTGGGCGACCGAATTCTTCGAGCTTTCGCCGACATTGTTAGGACCTGCGTGCACACTGACGACTACCTAGCCCGCTGGGGAGGCGAGGAATTTGTACTGG
Protein-coding regions in this window:
- a CDS encoding GGDEF domain-containing protein codes for the protein MVLDRFNKADQTFQHYHHDPDNAHSLGHDNVISLLEDRTGRLWAGTAEGGVSVLDPATNRFRTLGIEEGLPAAHVATLLEDRQGYIWAGTPAGLARIDPISFAIKVLRKSDGLAGSNINRNASLLADNGELYIGTTKGITVFAPQSIEQGQKPPKVVITALRILNREMTVGMAGSPLTKAIEHTHELTLSYKDAMFAFDFAALSFSSSRQNRYWYKLDGFDQTWNDVGTARTATYTNLNPGDYTFRVRAINNAGVHSAQDAQIHITITPPPWRTIWAYLGYALLAAAGLYLRKRYADLRKKSAEYHVLSTTDALTGVLNRTGLQQALEQHPKANKETCQICVMVLDIDFFKRINDTWGHDVGDRILRAFADIVRTCVHTDDYLARWGGEEFVLVCRNVSDVGAGTIGEKLRQAVAQHRFETQAQPLSVTVSIRIACSKSGESFNNLFKRADTALYRAKASGRNRIEMADDS